The following coding sequences are from one Ruminococcus flavefaciens AE3010 window:
- a CDS encoding LysR family transcriptional regulator has product MELRLLEYFLTVVREENISRAAEVLHVTQPTLSRQMKELEDELHTTLFIRGKRLTLTDSGVMLRRRAEEVVSLMKKIDSEFQEQEEISGIISVGSGGLKAAEVLPELIAHFRERYPLVSFELHTGTADHVKERLEHGLLDFGILLEPVDIEKFDYIRLPAKETWGLLMPADHPLAKEKAITRKQLKELPLVVTSRTALKSEIEEWLRCPVLELDIVATMNLINNAAPLAERGMACVLTIEGATTMFDPARFAFRPLTPELSFTSVLAWKKLSPYSGAAGKFLEYIKSVYIEHSETEV; this is encoded by the coding sequence ATGGAGTTGCGTTTACTGGAATACTTCCTGACGGTCGTGCGTGAGGAAAATATATCAAGAGCTGCCGAGGTGCTTCATGTCACGCAGCCGACACTCAGCAGACAGATGAAGGAACTGGAGGACGAGCTGCACACCACGCTCTTTATCAGGGGCAAACGGCTCACGCTGACCGATTCGGGCGTGATGCTTCGCAGACGCGCCGAGGAAGTCGTATCGCTGATGAAGAAGATTGACAGTGAGTTTCAGGAGCAGGAAGAAATCAGCGGCATCATATCTGTCGGCAGCGGCGGACTGAAAGCGGCGGAGGTTCTGCCTGAACTGATCGCGCATTTCCGTGAACGCTATCCGCTTGTCAGCTTTGAGCTGCACACGGGTACGGCTGACCATGTGAAAGAACGGCTGGAACATGGACTACTCGACTTCGGCATCCTGTTGGAACCGGTCGATATTGAGAAGTTCGATTATATTCGACTGCCTGCAAAGGAGACGTGGGGCTTGCTGATGCCTGCGGATCACCCGCTTGCAAAGGAAAAGGCAATCACACGCAAGCAGTTGAAAGAACTGCCTTTGGTAGTGACAAGCCGTACAGCTCTGAAAAGCGAAATCGAAGAATGGCTGAGGTGTCCCGTGTTGGAACTGGATATTGTTGCAACAATGAACCTCATCAACAATGCCGCACCTCTCGCAGAGCGTGGGATGGCCTGTGTACTGACGATCGAGGGCGCGACAACAATGTTTGATCCTGCCCGATTTGCTTTTCGACCGCTGACACCCGAGCTGTCGTTTACATCGGTTCTTGCGTGGAAAAAACTCAGTCCCTATTCGGGCGCGGCAGGGAAATTTCTTGAATATATCAAGAGTGTTTACATCGAACATTCTGAAACGGAGGTATAA
- a CDS encoding sugar O-acetyltransferase, whose amino-acid sequence MTTQEFLDFMNSGSQVTAECDVHQMMHKLSQEAIRITMEINNHYHTPDEINALMSELIGEPVEVGLFPPFYTDCGKNIHLGKGVFINAGCKFQDQGGIYIGDGALIGHNTVLATLNHGLLPEERHDLIPKPIHIGKNVWIGSNSTILPGVTIGDNAVIGASSVVTKDIPENMVAVGNPARVIKSIK is encoded by the coding sequence ATGACAACACAAGAATTCCTTGACTTCATGAACAGCGGCAGTCAGGTCACAGCTGAATGCGATGTTCATCAGATGATGCACAAGCTCAGTCAGGAGGCTATCCGTATTACAATGGAGATCAATAATCATTATCATACTCCCGATGAGATCAACGCACTGATGTCGGAGCTTATCGGTGAGCCTGTTGAGGTCGGACTGTTTCCTCCGTTTTATACGGACTGCGGCAAAAACATTCATCTCGGCAAGGGTGTGTTCATCAATGCGGGCTGTAAGTTTCAGGATCAGGGCGGCATCTACATCGGTGACGGTGCGCTGATCGGTCACAACACGGTGCTGGCTACGCTGAACCACGGACTTCTGCCCGAAGAACGTCACGACCTGATACCGAAGCCTATTCACATTGGTAAGAATGTGTGGATCGGCTCAAACTCAACTATTCTTCCAGGCGTGACTATCGGAGACAATGCCGTTATCGGTGCAAGCTCGGTGGTCACAAAGGATATTCCCGAAAACATGGTAGCTGTGGGAAATCCTGCGAGAGTTATAAAGAGTATAAAATGA
- a CDS encoding MBL fold metallo-hydrolase produces the protein MKALKICGKVLLIIVILLAVILVIGLLFLKYYPPIGDTPDKEKQNEYAGKTEQYYDKQFHNENDFTVMTGDQDEKSIKTVPDKTLPAEKIESIERAADGELKVTWLGHSTSLIQLGDKNIFIDPVLSDRSSPVGFAGPERFSELALDIENVPDIDVLFISHDHYDHLDYNVIKAIDGRVSHYVVPLGIDVILKGWGVDESKLHPLYWWDSIELDGITYTLTPAQHYTGRNPLKMNVTLWGGLHIKNSEHSVYYSGDTGYYDVFEQVYERFGETELMLADSGQYDSGWAETHMFPEQTVQAAKDAHAEWLIPVHWGAFVLSNHSWYDPPERAVKAAEEQGVSLATPRLGQTVSYDDISSFNEHWWEEYE, from the coding sequence ATGAAAGCACTGAAGATATGCGGGAAAGTGCTGCTTATAATTGTGATATTGCTTGCAGTAATACTCGTGATCGGCTTGCTTTTCCTGAAATACTATCCTCCGATCGGAGATACTCCGGACAAGGAGAAGCAGAATGAATATGCCGGAAAGACAGAGCAGTACTATGACAAGCAGTTTCACAACGAGAATGATTTTACTGTAATGACCGGAGATCAGGACGAAAAAAGCATCAAGACGGTTCCCGATAAAACACTTCCTGCCGAGAAGATCGAGAGTATAGAGCGAGCCGCTGACGGAGAACTGAAAGTAACATGGCTCGGTCATTCCACCTCTCTTATTCAGCTTGGAGATAAAAATATCTTTATTGATCCCGTGCTGAGTGACCGTTCATCGCCTGTGGGCTTTGCAGGACCGGAACGTTTTTCGGAACTTGCCCTTGATATAGAGAATGTCCCCGATATTGATGTGCTTTTTATCTCACACGATCATTACGATCACCTCGATTATAATGTCATCAAGGCGATAGACGGCAGAGTGAGTCATTATGTTGTACCGCTTGGTATAGACGTTATCCTCAAAGGCTGGGGCGTTGATGAGAGCAAGCTGCACCCATTGTACTGGTGGGATAGTATCGAGCTTGACGGAATAACATATACGCTCACTCCCGCACAGCATTATACGGGCAGAAATCCGCTGAAAATGAATGTCACCCTATGGGGCGGACTGCATATCAAAAACAGCGAACACAGCGTATATTATTCGGGAGATACGGGCTACTACGATGTGTTTGAACAGGTGTATGAACGATTTGGTGAAACAGAGCTTATGCTTGCGGATTCGGGACAGTATGACAGCGGCTGGGCTGAAACGCATATGTTCCCCGAACAGACCGTGCAGGCGGCGAAGGACGCTCACGCAGAATGGCTGATACCTGTGCATTGGGGAGCATTCGTGCTATCAAATCACTCATGGTACGATCCGCCCGAAAGAGCAGTCAAGGCTGCCGAGGAACAGGGCGTGAGCCTTGCGACACCGAGACTCGGACAGACTGTAAGCTATGACGATATTTCTTCTTTCAATGAGCATTGGTGGGAGGAATATGAATGA
- a CDS encoding alpha/beta hydrolase, translating to MKEEMLTLTTEWDKTFPKSDKVDHKKVTFHNRYGITLAADMYIPKGAEGKLPAIAVSGPFGAVKEQCSGLYAQTLAERGFLTIAFDPSFTGESGGQPRYMASPDINTEDFSAAVDFLSVQDNVDPERIGILGICGWGGMAINAAAMDTRIKATVASTMYDMTRVASKGYFDSEDSEEKRYASKVAMNTQRTKDYASGEYVRAGGVVDPLPDDAPYFVKDYHAYYKTERGYHPRSLNSNSGWNVIGCMSFINMPILQYSNEIRSAVMIVHGEKAHSCYFGRDAYENMTKDSKYTDNKELLIIEGASHTDLYDGGEKKVIPFDKLESFFKENM from the coding sequence ATGAAAGAAGAAATGCTGACTTTAACCACTGAATGGGACAAGACTTTCCCGAAGTCCGATAAAGTTGACCACAAGAAGGTCACTTTCCATAATCGTTACGGTATCACGCTTGCCGCAGATATGTATATCCCGAAGGGTGCAGAGGGCAAGCTACCTGCAATTGCTGTCAGCGGTCCGTTTGGTGCGGTCAAGGAGCAGTGCAGCGGTCTGTATGCGCAGACACTCGCAGAGCGTGGTTTTCTGACGATCGCTTTTGATCCTTCTTTTACAGGTGAAAGCGGCGGACAGCCGAGATACATGGCTTCTCCCGACATCAACACGGAAGATTTCTCCGCTGCCGTTGACTTCCTCTCCGTGCAGGACAATGTCGATCCTGAGCGAATCGGTATCCTCGGCATCTGCGGTTGGGGCGGTATGGCGATCAATGCGGCGGCTATGGATACCCGTATCAAGGCAACTGTCGCTTCCACGATGTATGATATGACAAGAGTCGCTTCAAAGGGATATTTTGATTCTGAGGACAGCGAGGAGAAAAGATATGCGAGCAAGGTGGCTATGAATACCCAGCGTACAAAGGATTACGCAAGCGGTGAATATGTCCGCGCAGGCGGTGTTGTTGATCCTCTGCCTGATGACGCACCTTATTTCGTCAAGGATTATCACGCTTATTACAAGACCGAGAGAGGTTATCACCCTCGTTCTCTCAACTCCAACAGCGGTTGGAACGTGATCGGCTGTATGTCGTTTATCAATATGCCGATCTTGCAGTACAGCAACGAGATACGCTCTGCTGTGATGATCGTTCACGGTGAAAAAGCTCACTCCTGTTATTTCGGCAGGGACGCTTACGAGAATATGACGAAGGACAGCAAATACACCGATAACAAGGAACTTCTCATTATCGAAGGAGCTTCTCATACCGATCTGTATGACGGCGGTGAAAAGAAGGTCATTCCGTTTGACAAGCTGGAGAGCTTTTTCAAGGAGAATATGTAA
- a CDS encoding NAD(P)H-dependent oxidoreductase — translation MKKVLVISSSLRKNSNSELLAVSFAEGAKSAGHEVELVSLRDKEIRFCVGCLACQKTQRCFMHDDADAIRERMLHADVLVFATPIYYYEMSGILKTLLDRANPLYSSDYQFREIYALAAAAEDEEHVPEKAFSGIEGWVDCFEKAKLVGTLFCGGVTAVGEIKDNPKLKETYDMGRKI, via the coding sequence ATGAAGAAAGTGCTTGTCATATCATCAAGTCTGCGAAAAAACTCAAACTCCGAACTGCTTGCGGTTTCTTTTGCAGAGGGCGCAAAGTCAGCAGGACATGAGGTGGAGCTTGTATCTCTGCGAGACAAGGAGATCAGGTTCTGTGTAGGCTGTCTTGCCTGTCAGAAAACACAGCGGTGCTTTATGCACGATGATGCAGATGCGATCCGTGAGAGGATGCTTCACGCCGATGTGCTTGTGTTTGCAACGCCAATCTACTACTACGAAATGAGCGGTATCCTGAAGACGCTGCTTGACAGGGCGAATCCGCTGTATTCTTCCGATTATCAGTTCAGGGAGATATATGCCCTTGCAGCGGCAGCCGAAGATGAGGAACACGTTCCCGAAAAGGCTTTCTCAGGCATTGAGGGCTGGGTGGACTGCTTTGAAAAGGCAAAACTGGTCGGTACGCTGTTCTGTGGCGGTGTTACAGCTGTCGGAGAAATAAAAGATAACCCGAAACTGAAAGAAACCTATGATATGGGCAGAAAAATCTGA
- a CDS encoding flavodoxin, which translates to MMKLWSAFVACITLLMTTSGCGHQNTVSGLTEKYSSIPVTNLSANVQSSEESAEYQYTIQDVRNLQDFLLTRPTEEDLTGKPYDLNDDNRWDVFDLCLMKRELLYNMNIERDSDTLVIYFSRTGNTEKIAQYLIELTSADSYVIEAAVPYTDADIKYQDDNCRANKEQNDKTVRPEIANPIESIASYDTIFLGYPIWWGQEPRIIDTFLESYDFSDKTVIPFCTSGSSGIAASEKNIAELVPIGNQLEGRRFPASATKDDVKEWVEMLPLNNEQSEVKLLISVNGQELTASFADSTAAKELAEKLKAEPITVTLNEYGGFEKVGKLPWSLTRTDASTETEPCDIMLYQGNQMTIFYDSNSWSYTKLGHIDNTTQEELKALFGEGDITVTLSLK; encoded by the coding sequence ATGATGAAATTATGGAGCGCTTTCGTTGCTTGTATCACTTTACTTATGACAACGTCAGGGTGCGGACATCAGAATACTGTTAGTGGTCTGACTGAAAAGTATAGCAGTATCCCTGTGACGAATCTATCTGCAAATGTTCAGTCATCGGAAGAGTCCGCAGAATACCAGTATACCATACAGGATGTTCGCAACTTACAGGACTTTCTCCTGACAAGACCGACTGAGGAAGACCTGACCGGAAAGCCCTATGATTTGAACGACGATAATCGCTGGGATGTATTTGATCTCTGCCTGATGAAACGTGAACTTCTGTATAATATGAATATAGAAAGAGACAGCGATACGCTTGTTATCTATTTTTCACGCACAGGCAACACGGAAAAAATTGCTCAGTATCTGATTGAACTTACCAGTGCGGACAGCTATGTAATCGAAGCGGCTGTGCCTTATACAGATGCAGACATCAAATATCAGGACGATAACTGTCGTGCCAATAAGGAGCAGAACGATAAGACAGTCCGCCCTGAGATCGCAAACCCGATAGAATCTATCGCCAGCTATGATACGATCTTCCTAGGCTACCCGATCTGGTGGGGACAGGAACCGCGCATCATCGACACATTCCTTGAAAGCTATGATTTCTCGGATAAGACGGTCATTCCGTTCTGCACATCAGGCAGCAGCGGTATTGCCGCAAGTGAGAAGAATATCGCAGAACTTGTGCCGATTGGAAATCAACTCGAAGGCAGACGTTTCCCTGCAAGTGCGACAAAGGACGATGTAAAGGAGTGGGTGGAGATGCTTCCTCTGAACAATGAACAATCCGAAGTAAAACTGCTGATTTCCGTAAACGGTCAGGAGCTTACCGCTTCATTCGCTGACAGTACTGCCGCAAAAGAGCTTGCAGAAAAGCTGAAAGCAGAGCCAATCACTGTTACGCTGAATGAATACGGCGGATTTGAAAAGGTCGGCAAGCTGCCGTGGTCGCTTACCAGAACAGACGCAAGTACCGAAACAGAGCCGTGTGATATAATGCTCTATCAGGGTAATCAGATGACGATATTCTATGACTCCAATTCGTGGAGCTACACAAAGCTCGGACATATTGACAATACGACACAGGAAGAATTAAAGGCATTATTTGGTGAGGGCGATATTACTGTAACGCTCTCCCTGAAATAA
- a CDS encoding LysR family transcriptional regulator translates to MDIRVLRYFLAVAREQSFSTAAERLFLSQPTLSRQLKELEDELGKPLLIRSNKGVTLTEEGMILRKRAEEIVELMDKTEQEVRQSNDNVSGTVYIGAGETYAIKLIADTAHKLRKDYPNIHYSFFSGNGTDVMEKLEHGLMDFGVIFGNVDRTKYEAIEIPLHDTWGVLMRRDEPLAKKETVTVADIAGLDLIIPRQPNHSTMLSELIAEQAPDANIVAEYNLIYNASVMVNEGIGSAISLDKLINVSGDSRLCFRPFEPRMEAVSYFIWKRYPVFTKAASTFLEQFKKDLLDL, encoded by the coding sequence ATGGATATTCGTGTACTCAGATATTTTCTTGCGGTGGCAAGAGAACAGAGCTTTTCCACAGCGGCAGAAAGGCTGTTTCTGTCACAGCCGACGCTGTCCCGTCAGTTGAAGGAATTGGAAGATGAACTTGGGAAGCCTCTCCTGATACGTTCCAACAAAGGTGTAACGCTGACTGAGGAGGGCATGATCCTCCGCAAGCGTGCCGAGGAGATCGTGGAGCTTATGGATAAGACCGAGCAGGAGGTCAGGCAGAGCAATGACAATGTGTCCGGTACAGTGTATATCGGCGCAGGAGAGACCTATGCGATCAAGCTTATCGCAGATACTGCACATAAGCTGAGAAAAGATTATCCCAATATTCATTACAGCTTTTTCAGCGGCAACGGCACTGATGTCATGGAAAAACTCGAACATGGGCTGATGGATTTCGGGGTGATATTCGGGAATGTAGACCGAACCAAATACGAAGCCATTGAGATACCTTTGCACGATACCTGGGGCGTACTGATGCGCCGTGACGAACCGCTTGCGAAGAAGGAAACAGTTACAGTTGCAGATATTGCAGGACTTGATCTGATCATTCCGCGCCAGCCGAATCACAGTACAATGCTATCTGAACTGATCGCAGAACAGGCACCTGATGCTAATATCGTTGCTGAGTATAACCTCATCTACAACGCTTCTGTCATGGTAAATGAGGGCATTGGCAGTGCTATCTCACTTGATAAACTGATCAACGTCAGCGGTGACAGCCGCCTGTGCTTCCGACCTTTTGAACCACGCATGGAGGCTGTCAGCTATTTCATATGGAAGCGGTATCCTGTTTTCACAAAGGCTGCAAGCACATTCTTAGAGCAGTTCAAAAAAGATTTGCTTGATCTATAG
- a CDS encoding DUF6017 domain-containing protein: protein MTQTDGYIREKQIYTEVVKSNIDYSDYALWAEESNGYMSVEELDEIVQMIVRAICSRKKTEHICGQEFPREVIKAAMLKVDRI from the coding sequence TTGACGCAGACGGACGGATATATCCGTGAGAAGCAGATCTATACCGAGGTCGTGAAGTCCAATATCGACTACAGCGACTATGCTCTGTGGGCAGAGGAATCGAACGGCTATATGTCCGTGGAAGAACTGGACGAGATCGTTCAAATGATCGTCAGGGCAATCTGCTCCCGAAAGAAAACAGAGCATATCTGCGGTCAGGAGTTCCCCAGAGAGGTCATCAAGGCTGCGATGCTCAAGGTGGATCGGATCTGA
- a CDS encoding helix-turn-helix domain-containing protein, producing MPKLRKRMTKDFTIICNTALRDTRLGSSECGLYCTMMSMAEDWNFSIRGFASIMPDGVTKISSALKKLEALGYLRRERQYVDGKITDWIYYIYDEPYESDSSDVENSEKSAPQDTGFQDAENLDTENLNQGQSHLEKPNDNIISRKEKSKKEISRDQESIHQSVDADGRIYP from the coding sequence ATGCCAAAACTGAGAAAGAGAATGACAAAGGATTTTACGATCATCTGTAATACTGCCCTGCGGGATACCCGTCTGGGAAGCAGCGAGTGTGGGCTGTACTGCACGATGATGTCGATGGCTGAGGACTGGAACTTTTCGATCCGAGGCTTTGCTTCGATCATGCCTGACGGTGTGACAAAGATTTCCAGTGCTTTGAAGAAGCTCGAAGCGCTCGGCTATCTCCGCAGGGAACGTCAGTATGTTGACGGCAAGATCACCGACTGGATCTACTACATCTACGACGAGCCGTATGAGTCTGACAGCTCTGATGTTGAAAACTCGGAAAAATCAGCTCCGCAAGATACGGGTTTTCAAGATGCTGAAAACCTTGATACGGAAAACCTAAATCAAGGTCAGTCACATCTTGAAAAGCCGAACGATAATATAATATCAAGAAAAGAAAAATCAAAAAAAGAAATATCAAGAGATCAAGAATCAATCCATCAATCTGTTGACGCAGACGGACGGATATATCCGTGA
- a CDS encoding site-specific integrase produces MPKLKSSARLQRKGTLSVCRKITSINADGHEQLRVDETLKTEASVRTLPLIPQIEKMLKEKLKLEMQYSQLLKSDFDRTFDGFICRDNTGAIITPEYVTRHFKEVIRKYKLRPIRFHDLRHSCASLLLANDVSMKAIQDWLGHSTFNVTANFYSHLDYKSRISSAETISKVLDDEDENDENEDKKKNAGT; encoded by the coding sequence TTGCCAAAGTTGAAAAGCTCGGCAAGATTGCAGCGAAAGGGTACGCTTTCAGTATGCCGTAAGATTACGAGTATCAATGCAGACGGACATGAGCAGTTAAGAGTGGACGAAACGCTCAAAACAGAAGCGAGCGTGAGAACACTTCCTCTTATACCGCAAATCGAGAAGATGCTGAAAGAAAAGCTGAAACTCGAAATGCAGTATTCTCAGCTTCTCAAGAGTGACTTTGACAGAACATTTGACGGTTTTATCTGCCGTGACAACACGGGAGCGATTATCACGCCTGAATATGTGACAAGGCACTTTAAGGAAGTAATCAGAAAGTATAAGCTCCGTCCGATCCGTTTCCATGACCTGCGCCATAGCTGTGCAAGCCTTCTGCTTGCTAATGATGTGTCCATGAAAGCAATTCAGGACTGGCTCGGTCATTCAACTTTTAATGTTACCGCAAACTTTTATAGTCATCTCGATTATAAGTCGAGAATCTCATCTGCTGAAACCATCTCCAAAGTCCTCGATGATGAAGATGAGAACGATGAGAATGAGGATAAAAAGAAAAATGCAGGCACTTAA
- the guaA gene encoding glutamine-hydrolyzing GMP synthase, with amino-acid sequence MSNQLCIVLDFGGQYNQLIARRVRECGVYCEIKRFDTPISELKALNPTAIIFTGGPNSVYDPSSPHISKEIFEIGVPILGICYGCQLMAYTLGGKVESCEKSEYGKIEITQNSGSLIFKEVPEKSVVWMSHTDFVSQLPEGFSVTAKSSDCPCAAFEAPERKLYAVQFHPEVTHSEYGKQILHNFLYNVCGCTGDWVMDDFIENTVKKLREQIGDKKVILGLSGGVDSSVAAGLLSRAVGKQLTCVFVDQGLMRKDEGDFVEETFTKLFDMNFVRVNCKDKFLTALKGVTDPEQKRKIIGTEFYNVFWDKIREQGTDGFFAQGTIYPDRIESGRGNQAGHGSTAVIKTHHNMVKMPDDIKFAGTIEPLGDLFKDEVRAVGEKLGIPHDLVWRQPFPGPGLGVRIIGEITEEKIKILQEADAVFRDEIRKSGIEEQLKQFFAVLPDVRTVGVMGDHRTYDHLIAIRAVTTDDFMTADWARIPYDVLAKVSNRLCNEVEHVNRVVYDITSKPPGTVEWE; translated from the coding sequence ATGTCTAACCAGCTTTGTATCGTTCTCGATTTCGGCGGTCAGTACAATCAGCTTATCGCACGAAGAGTCCGTGAGTGCGGCGTGTACTGCGAGATCAAGAGATTTGACACTCCTATCAGCGAGCTCAAAGCGCTGAATCCCACCGCTATCATCTTCACAGGCGGTCCCAACAGCGTTTATGATCCCAGCTCACCTCATATCTCAAAGGAGATATTCGAGATCGGAGTGCCTATCCTCGGTATCTGCTACGGCTGTCAGCTCATGGCTTATACTCTCGGCGGCAAGGTGGAGAGCTGCGAAAAGAGTGAGTACGGCAAGATCGAGATCACTCAGAACAGCGGCAGCCTTATCTTTAAGGAAGTCCCCGAAAAGAGCGTGGTATGGATGAGCCATACCGACTTCGTAAGTCAGCTTCCCGAGGGATTCAGTGTTACGGCAAAGTCTTCGGACTGTCCCTGCGCTGCATTTGAAGCTCCCGAAAGAAAGCTCTACGCTGTACAGTTCCACCCCGAGGTAACTCACAGCGAATACGGCAAGCAGATACTCCATAACTTCCTCTATAATGTCTGTGGCTGCACAGGCGACTGGGTAATGGACGATTTCATAGAGAATACAGTTAAGAAGCTCCGCGAGCAGATAGGCGACAAGAAGGTCATTCTCGGTCTTTCGGGCGGCGTTGATTCATCAGTTGCAGCAGGACTTCTCAGCCGTGCAGTAGGTAAGCAGCTCACCTGCGTTTTCGTGGATCAGGGACTCATGCGAAAGGACGAGGGCGACTTCGTTGAGGAGACCTTCACAAAGCTCTTCGATATGAATTTTGTCCGCGTAAACTGCAAGGACAAGTTCCTCACCGCACTTAAAGGCGTTACAGACCCCGAGCAGAAGCGTAAAATAATAGGTACCGAGTTCTACAATGTTTTCTGGGATAAGATAAGAGAGCAGGGCACTGACGGCTTCTTCGCACAGGGTACTATCTATCCCGACCGTATCGAGTCGGGCAGAGGTAATCAGGCAGGTCACGGCAGCACAGCCGTTATCAAGACTCACCACAACATGGTTAAAATGCCTGATGATATCAAGTTCGCAGGCACTATAGAGCCTCTCGGCGACCTCTTCAAGGACGAGGTTAGAGCCGTGGGCGAAAAGCTTGGCATACCTCATGACCTCGTATGGCGTCAGCCGTTCCCGGGTCCCGGTCTGGGAGTTCGTATCATCGGCGAGATAACCGAGGAAAAGATAAAGATATTGCAGGAAGCAGACGCTGTTTTCCGTGACGAGATACGCAAGAGCGGTATCGAGGAGCAGCTGAAGCAGTTCTTCGCGGTTCTTCCCGATGTCCGCACAGTAGGAGTTATGGGCGACCACCGTACATACGACCACCTTATCGCTATCCGCGCAGTTACTACAGACGACTTTATGACAGCCGACTGGGCAAGGATACCCTACGATGTGCTTGCAAAGGTCTCAAACCGTCTCTGCAACGAGGTGGAGCACGTCAACCGCGTAGTGTATGATATAACCTCAAAGCCACCAGGAACTGTGGAGTGGGAATAA
- a CDS encoding HD domain-containing protein, translated as MSAKEEFITIYKQNIKREGADRLLEFLEKSDFFTAPSSTRFHGSHEGGLVQHSLNVYHCLKDYLSRPRTKELYGMDYSEETIAIVALLHDVCKVNFYTVEMRNKKNDETGQWEKVPFYAINDTLPYGHGEKSVYILSGYFYGENRLTREEAFAIRYHMGFSYGGTEERNSIGRALEMYPLALALNVADMEASYYMEGSEK; from the coding sequence ATGTCCGCAAAAGAAGAATTTATCACCATATATAAGCAAAACATCAAGCGCGAAGGTGCAGACAGGCTTCTGGAGTTCCTCGAAAAGAGCGACTTCTTCACAGCTCCCAGCAGTACCCGTTTCCACGGCTCTCATGAGGGCGGGCTCGTCCAGCACAGCCTCAACGTATACCACTGCCTCAAGGATTACCTCTCACGTCCCCGCACAAAAGAACTCTACGGCATGGATTACTCGGAGGAGACTATAGCAATAGTTGCCCTGCTCCACGATGTATGCAAGGTGAACTTCTACACTGTGGAAATGCGCAACAAGAAAAACGACGAAACAGGACAGTGGGAGAAGGTCCCGTTCTACGCTATCAATGATACTCTCCCCTACGGACACGGCGAAAAGTCCGTGTACATACTTTCGGGCTACTTCTACGGTGAGAACCGTCTTACCCGTGAGGAAGCCTTTGCAATAAGGTATCATATGGGTTTTTCATACGGAGGAACAGAAGAAAGAAATTCCATCGGCAGGGCACTTGAAATGTACCCGCTCGCTCTGGCACTGAACGTGGCCGATATGGAAGCTTCCTACTATATGGAAGGCTCAGAAAAATAA